One region of Balaenoptera ricei isolate mBalRic1 chromosome 5, mBalRic1.hap2, whole genome shotgun sequence genomic DNA includes:
- the DRD5 gene encoding LOW QUALITY PROTEIN: D(1B) dopamine receptor (The sequence of the model RefSeq protein was modified relative to this genomic sequence to represent the inferred CDS: inserted 4 bases in 3 codons; substituted 1 base at 1 genomic stop codon), with protein sequence MLPPGRNGTAYRARSGQQQLAQGGAVGGSEGATLLGPAQVVTAGFLTLLIVWTLLGNVLVCASIVRSRHLRAKMTXVFIVSLAVSDLFVALLVMPWKAVAEVAGYWPFGAFCDIWVAFDITCSTASILNLCIISVDRYRALSRPFCYECKMTQRVALVMVGLTWTLSILISFIRVQFHWTRXGSXGGVDPPSNLVNGAPWEEAGEPDLRAENCDXSLNRTYAVSSSLTNFYIPVAIMIVTYTRIYRIAQVQIRRISSLERAAEHAQSCRSLEACAPNTGLRASIKKETKVLKTLSVIMGVSVCCWLPFFILNCMVPFCSGHPEGFPYVSETTFEVFIWFGWANSSLNPIIYAFNADFRKVFAQLLGCSHLCSRTQVETVNISNELISYNQDTAFHKDIAAAYVHMIPNAVTPGDVEVDPEEEESPFSRTSQISQTSPDGDPAAGSVCELDYEGEISLGKITPFTPDGFH encoded by the exons ATGCTGCCGCCGGGGCGAAACGGCACCGCCTACCGGGCGCGGTCCGGGCAGCAGCAGCTGGCGCAGGGGGGCGCCGTGGGGGGCTCGGAGGGGGCGACGCTGCTGGGGCCAGCGCAAGTGGTCACGGCCGGCTTCCTTACCCTGCTCATCGTCTGGACCCTGCTGGGCAATGTGCTGGTGTGCGCGTCCATCGTGCGCAGTCGCCACCTGCGCGCCAAGATGAC AGTCTTCATTGTGTCTCTGGCTGTGTCTGACCTCTTCGTGGCGCTGCTGGTCATGCCCTGGAAGGCGGTCGCCGAGGTGGCCGGTTACTGGCCTTTTGGGGCCTTCTGCGACATCTGGGTGGCCTTCGACATCACGTGCTCCACCGCCTCCATCCTGAACCTGTGCATCATCAGCGTGGACCGCTACCGGGCCCTCTCCAGGCCCTTCTGCTACGAGTGCAAGATGACGCAGCGTGTGGCCTTGGTCATGGTCGGCCTGACGTGGACCTTGTCCATCCTCATCTCCTTCATCCGAGTCCAGTTCCACTGGACAA TGGGCTCCTGAGGTGGGGTGGACCCGCCATCTAACCTGGTCAACGGGGCGCCCTGGGAGGAAGCCGGGGAGCCAGACTTGAGGGCGGAAAACTGTG CCAGCCTGAACCGAACTTACGCAGTCTCCTCCTCGCTCACCAACTTCTACATCCCGGTGGCCATCATGATCGTGACATACACGCGCATCTACCGCATCGCCCAGGTGCAAATCCGCAGGATTTCCTCCCTGGAGAGGGCCGCGGAGCACGCGCAGAGCTGCCGGAGCCTTGAGGCCTGTGCGCCCAACACCGGCCTGCGGGCATCCATCAAGAAGGAGACCAAGGTCCTCAAGACCCTATCGGTGATCATGGGGGTATCCGTGTGCTGCTGGCTGCCCTTCTTCATCCTTAACTGCATGGTCCCTTTCTGCAGCGGACACCCCGAGGGCTTCCCCTACGTCAGCGAGACCACCTTCGAAGTCTTCATCTGGTTTGGCTGGGCCAACTCCTCCCTCAACCCCATCATCTACGCCTTCAACGCTGACTTCCGGAAGGTGTTTGCCCAGCTGCTGGGGTGCAGCCACCTCTGCTCCCGCACTCAGGTGGAGACAGTGAACATCAGCAATGAGCTCATCTCCTACAACCAGGACACCGCCTTCCACAAGGACATCGCAGCTGCCTACGTCCATATGATCCCCAACGCGGTGACCCCGGGTGACGTGGAGGTGGACCCGGAGGAAGAGGAGAGCCCTTTCAGTCGTACGTCGCAGATCTCTCAGACGTCCCCCGATGGTGACCCTGCTGCCGGGTCTGTCTGCGAGCTGGACTATGAGGGGGAGATTTCATTAGGCAAAATAACGCCTTTCACCCCAGACGGATTCCATTAA